CttaaatatattctaatttacaatattatatatcttatcaaattttggtgtgTGGAGATAAAtcttgatacatgtatatgagtcaaaaaaaattatgtgtaatttattatatatacattgtATTCAAATGGATTTAcatgtatatgaaatatataacaAATCTTGCACGCCtcttttttatctcttttaacaCTCTCCTATGTAAATCGGTATCAAAAATACATGTGAATTTAGATACACAAGTGTATATAtagtgtgattcacatgtagCTGAGATACACAACGAATTTCGCTTGTCTCCCTTCCTATCTCGCTCacctttctctctctatttttgtgtatttggtAACACAAACATATGTAtcttaaagtttttttcttaatatatgatAGAAACTCTTAATTAATCGTatgtaatattttgaaaatatagatAATGATATTAGGGATGTatgataaagaaatatatttcaaatcacGTATAGTTATTGTGAATTCATTCAACATTTATATCTTTAATTGGGCCTACAAAAGATTGGGCAATGTAGAATAGCCCAATTACATTCAAGAGGAGAAAGGAAAATCtaaagggaaaattatatataatagcaaatcaataacctaaaataaatggagtagctacgGTTTGATTTAGTTGTGCttcatagcaaacgtttgcaaaaaattgtcaggcgcctctctcccaaatatctcgctcgccactctcctccaatctctcgctcgcttcctcactttttatacaaacacaagtgtataaaaattattttcaattgtataaaacagagaaaaattgtataaatacatatatttttgttcccctctctcccctcttcagATCTCGCTctccactctcccaaatctcgctcgccatcttcgcctttctcacttatacaaacagaagcgaaatctataaattgtgtttctgtttgtataaagcgtgagaaaattataaatacacatgcaagtacatgtattttcgtcctatacacttataattatacagtaaaaatactcccctgcccagtttcttttgcctttctctctttctcgttttatacaatttttaaattgtatctaatttctctctttctcgttttatacaattcgatcaattatatatttcttgtcaagtctcttttgtctttctctctttctcattctatacaaattcaaattgtatataatcgttctatacacttataataatacaattcattttatacacttcgttttatacaatttgcttcaactgtatatatatagcgaattatacagtttctatgtttgctatggagcgcaattatgcaaactttgctatagcatacaaatatgacttttttatttgctatatgtgaaagttgcccaaatctaaatagaaatattaaagtATAAAGTATTTTTAGAGTCGAAAATTAGTATATATCAAACTTATATGAATATAACCATTAGTTAGATTTTGCTAAATACGATTTATAAGTCACACTAATTGAATTCGACTCATCCAACAAATGTGATTGATAAGTTGCATTAGAGATATGTGATTTATAAGtcatatatgatatatacaattataaattacacaatttataaattacacgTGATAGAATgcgatataaataaataatatagcTTGTGGTTGACATTTTCTTTAAtctaaataatgattttaagcACTGTCATTTAATAACGAAATACTATAGTCACTAGATagaaataaacaacaaataaatcccaaaaaaaaaaagaggttaaAAAGTAGTAAATTAGTGGAGTAAATAAATGacaattaatcaaaaaaattgaaaaattccAACTATTAAGTATTGGTAAACCTGAATTCAATCCTAaccaaataaacaaacaaattatttCCCacaaattacttaacagaatgAACTGATAATTCTCTTATTTCATATCTCTGCATATTATAAATACATACCATATTTATAAATTACGAGTTTAATTTTTGCATAGTGGCAGAGCCCAGGGGAACACAAAAATTCGTTAAATATCCCCATATGCTCTGCTTTGaattattgaagaaaaaaaaaactatccattctttatattaaaatatctcaaaaaaaataaattttaaaatggcGGAGGCcggtaaaaagaaaatagtaattgCTGGAATTGCTTCAATTCTTCTAGTTGCTTGTGTTGTTGGTGCTGCCGTTacgtttacaaaaaaaaatgataattcaacCTCTAACGGAGGTGAAATTTCGAGCTCTAGCAAATCAGTACAAGCCATGTGTCAACCTActcaatataaagaaacatGTGAAAAATCACTTGGATCAACTAAAAATACAACCGATCCAAAAGAGTTGATTAAAACCGCATTTGATAATACTTTGACcgaaatttcaaattcaattaaaaattcaGCTCCATTTAAAGAAGCTGCAAATGATCCAAGGACTAAGAATGCTTTAAAAGTTTGTGATGAAGTTCTTGACCGTTCGATCGAAGAGATCAAGAgatcattttcaaaaattgatagTAATGACcttaataaattgattaaagAGTATATCTATGATGTTAGGTCATGGCTTAGCTCTGCTGTTACATTGGAAGAGACTTGTATAGATGCATTCGCTAACACGACTGGTGATACTGGTGAGAAAATGAAGAATATCTTGAAGACTGCTAGCGAGTTGTCAAGTGTTGCACTTGATATTGTTAGTAGTTTTGAGGAACAAATGGCTGGGTTGCAAGGCCTAGGCATCACTAACAGACGATTGTTGGTCGCTGAAGCAGGTAACGTTAAgctagattttttttaaaaagaatgaaaatggaGGGTTCTTGTTAGGTAGAGTTGGGTGTGAGTCATTATAATTAGCTAGTGTGAGCCTTTCTACACGGGTGGACACGTGGTTTTAGCCTTCTAGACGCTTAAAAGAAaggttgaaataaaaaattatactaattaaaaaataaaagttaatggAGGGTGCTTTTGAATCAGAGTTGGGTGTGGGGTCCCTATAGTTGCCTACGGTGAACTTGTTTACATGGTTGAACACTCGGTTCTACTCTTCTaccttaaaaaatttaagaaaaagaaaaatggaccATCTTAGGTCGTCTAAGGAAAATGGACCATCTATGAGAGAGGTCGTCTTCTCTCAGGCTAGTGGTGTTCTAATTCTAGTTGACTCTCATGATTAACTTCCTTTTTTTTCCGGCTCGACTCACTCATCTACACTTTGAGTCACACGACATATAACCGAAAGAGACTTTTATGTGATTCATGTCTTTCTATTTCTATgaccaaaatattttattgactaagagtcttaaacaattgaacttatgaaatttaaattctgaatctgTCTTTGCAGGAAACCGAAGGCTTCTCCAAATTGCAACCCTCAAGCCCAATGTTGTGGTGGCTCAAGATGGTAGTGGACAACATAAATCAATCAATGAGGCTCTTAAAACAGTGCCCCCAAACAATGCTCAACCCTATGTCATCTTCATCAAGGCTGGTATTTACAATGAAAATATCGAAGTTGCCAATACAATGACCAATGTTGTTTTCATTGGTGAAGGCTCAAACAAGACCAAAATTACTAGCAACAAAAATTATCTTGATGGTCTCCCAATCTTTCAAACTGCCACTGTTTGTAAGTATTTATCATTTATGTATAACCAAACATCAatcactttttcattttttgatttttttttagatctCGAGCCTATATTAACTCAAAAGTTAGCTCATGATGTAACAATCGCTTAAGACTATATAAGCACAAGTCGAATTAGTAAAAATTGTACATGTCAGGATccattttggaaaaaaaaatagtgtttgaaAATTCATTGAAACAATGTCCTGGATTTCGCACTTAAATAAGTGAGGAATCCAAATTACTGTCATGGATGGATTCAAAAAATAGATATTTCCGTTTTAGGACGGTGATAAAGAGGTTTAATTGAATCTCTTCGTCTAAAAGATACAACTGGAAGAATATGACACCTGAGTCTAACTCAATCCCAAGATTTAGCTCATGAAGGGAGGACACCTCAACTAAAGCATGAACATTTCTAAATGGACCCCAGGTGAATAATAAATTTGGAAATGACACCTGGGcgtaactcaaccccaaaagctaaCTCTTGAGGAGTGTTtgtccaagtccatataagAGACTAAATTCTCATCTCTTTATCGATATGGGATATTTTAACGACAACAACCTAGCATTCTTTTTGAATcctttgatataaatttttgaCTACGCCACTGCATACAATTTTTTGTAGCCATCTCAGGACAAGGATTCGTGGCTAAGGACATTGCATTCGAGAACTCAGCAGGGCCTTTGAAAAAAGAAGCCGTTGCACTACGTGTCTCAGCTGAAATGACAGCATTCCAGAACTGTCAAATTGATGGTTACCAATCAACGCTTATGACTCATATTGGAAGACAATTCTATCGCGATTGTACCATCTCAGGAACAATTGATTTCATCTTTGGAGATGCGGTGGCTGTGTTGCAGAACTGTAAGATAATCGCGAGGAAACCTGAGGAAATGCAGACACAGGCTATCACAATCGCGGCTCAGGGAAGGATGGAGCCATCTGGAACAGGTTAGTGATGTATCTAAGttcaatgaattaaataaacttcatcGAAAAATTACAATTGTACAAGTATGATAAAAGTAGTATTACTTACAAGTGTAATAAAAGAAGTAGCACTACTTACTATATGACACAATTGTAAGAGTTTGTTGCGATGTGTAGGGGCATATATCATTTTCCTTAAGAGGTGTCACATGATACTGCTTCGCtcaaactaaatatatatattttatatagataATGCGAAAAATGAAATTTCGGATATGAATCTAGATAATGAGGCCTTCCATCGTAGTGATATGCTTCTTACCATGTGACTAGGAGGTCACGAGTTCGAGGGGAAATGTATAGTGTAGGCTATCAATCTAATCTACTCTAGTAGCTTTTGGCTTGGATCATGTATATGTGTTTAAGAAATctactatataaatattaaattttggacCTAGTTAACTCAAACGTTCAAtgagtttaaaatgttttcctatGTCCATAAAGTTCAAATCTTGTATCAATCGAGTTCAAGTCATAGGTAAAAGTCTCATTGGAAAACACatcataaattgtataaaatagaCACAATGTGATCCATTTTTTCTTAGACATTGTGAAAACTGGGAGCTTAGTGCACTTTGATGTCATTTGTAACCCTTCTAAAAAGgggcaattttttttttttatagtttacaAGTTGAATCATCTGGTTAGAAAATTTGATTCTGTCACTACTACTCAAACAGGTATAATTATCATACAAAACTGCACGATCACAGCTGAGCCAGCTTTGGTTGCCATCAACCCACCACGCAACAAGGCATTCCTCGGACGACCAGCGAAAATGTACTCAAGGACCATAGTGATGCAATCTCAAATTGATGGATTCATTGAACCTGAAGGATGGACTCCATTTGCTGGTACCTTTGGACTTGAGACTTTATATTTTGTTGAGTATCAAAATAGGGGTCCAGGTGCAAATACTGATAAAAGAGTAACTTGGAAGAATTACATTAAGAACCCTCCACAAGATGTTATTGCTAAATTTGCTCCAGGAGTTGTACTTAAAGGTGGTGATAATACTGATGGATGGGTTACAAAAACTGGTGTCCCATATGAACCAGCGATGATGAAGATGTAAATAAGTTTGTATATcttcaataaataataaaaaaaaaatatttatcttcatTTTTGAAGTTCTTGTTGTGTTATCTTACATCTGTGATTACTTCTTGGACATgtacaatgaaaaaaaattgtattttttttggagTATTGCTTTAAAGTGGTTTCATATTTGAATCTTTAACTATGTTTTGTTAAACacataagttataaatataCTTATATTCTGTTAAGCGAAACTTTCAAAGCATGtttgatttgaagaaaaaaacttttaaagatAGAAGTGTGTATATTTGATATACAATTTCAAAGATAtttttgtatgtgtatatatatgaataaatttcaaaataaataccAAACAATGCACGAGGTGCAAATGCTGAAGATACTATAGGATGGTTTGACACTCCTCACcaactttctttcttttgcctCTATGCAAGAAAATTATCGTGGCGTTTAAGAGGAAAGTCTCACTTACATACTGTATTATTATCGACCATACAATAATATCACTACAAAATTAGagtatgtaaataatttttaaaacaagTTTATAACAACATACTCAGAATAATCTCGTAAAAATGGAATTCGAAGAAACTCAAATATAGAAAAACCTTACCACTACTTTTGGGCCAATGACATGATCCAATAAACTTCAAATGGGCTTTCTTTTGGCCCATCTCATTTCTTCAACATAAAGCCcacatacatatataccttGGAGCGGGAAAAACTTCACTCCAAAAGTTTGAAACGCAGCTAAACGACGCCGCACAGTAGTTTTGCTATAAACTCCTTTTCCCCAAAAATTAGGgctttcaattttgattcaacAATTCAcattttgttgaattttgagttttttttgggTTTGTGTAATGAATGGTGAGTTTTGTACTCATAGAAGATGAATAACAGTCGAGAAGAAGCGAATCGCTCCGGCACAGACGAGGAAAACGGGAAGTTTCATACAGTTCAGCCACTTCGGGATTTGGAATCGAATTGGGGTGTTGATTTAGCCAAAAATCTTGAGGATTATTTGCTCAAAATTTGCTCGGGTGAAATCACTAGTGAAAATTATGATGATGGGCATCACCTATCTGTGAATTTTGCTGAAGGTAGGTAAATTTTTCAGCTTTGTGTGTACATTCTCCTTCACCTTGTACAATAATCACGTTTCACTTACTTTTGGGTAGCAGAAATAAGATGTCGTTGGGTTATAGATTTTGAAGTTGgaacttgaaaatttgaattgttaaagttgtgatttttgGAACATGAATTCTACCTGGAAATGTTTGTTTGTGAGTGGAAGTGAGATGTCTCCCAAAAACTGGTCTTGTAGAATATATTTAGACATAGAATTTGAtcagaaaaatgttttttttcttgtaaaataattttccCCATGCCAGGTAATTTTTGATGTTTCGAAAAGTTGATTTTGGGTTTGTGTGGTTTGAAAAGGGTATACTTGTAATTCTTTTGATGAGACGTTATTTGGATGTGTAGCTGCTTTGCTGCTTCAGGGGTCAGTTCAGGTGTACAGCAGGAAGGTGGAGTATCTGTATTCTCTTGTAGTTCATGCTTTGGAGTTCATCACCAAGAAGAGGTTTTTTTTTCAGCTTTTgctgtttatttttgtttattccTTGAGATTTGTAATGGCGTCTCTGGTTGGAGATAAAGTCTAATTATTTGCATAATTAGAGGCTAGGTTACAATTTATTCAACTTTCTCTTGTTCTGTAAATGGATGAAACAATGTTCTGTCTTAGTTATATCTGTTTGTCTTCAACATGTATTATCACGTCAGTAGCTATACATCACAGGCCGTTCACCTGTGATGTACAAGGGTTTGAATATGTGTTTTTCCAGGAAATGACTTCTAAAGCTCCTTTCTTTTCTCGGAAAGCTGTTGATCTTTTTTTTACTCTTGGTTTCTCTCTAAATTTGTTCAGTGCACTAGCCTGTGAAGATggttttgatgtaattttggtCCTCTAGGGAAATGCTGCTGCTAATTAAGTAACTTCTGCAACTTAACATTGGATGAAAGCTTGTATATAAAGGTTGTTAAATGTTGAACTTTGTTGATTGAGTTTTTATCCATTATCAAGCAGTTCTTTGTACAATCTGACCCTGCTTGTCTTTGTCTTCACCTAGTTAAATGGTGTGAATAGTATTCTGGTAATGACAGTTAGAGCTTTTGGATATTGATACTAATTGTTTCTAAGATAGCTACCATTTCCTACTCTGGTGTATGTTGTACTGGAATACCGACTGGGAGATAATCCTTTGGAAAATGTTGTATTGATAGGTGTCAACAATGACATATAGATGTTGACAATGTCATAGAACCACACCACATACTTTTGGTCTAGTTGTGGCTTATTTCTCTTAGGTATTGATCAGAAGTTCATAATTTTTCTACAGACCAGGTTAGTAAAGCCACAagtaaacaacaataacattaaGTACATCCCAGTTCCAGTTTAGTTGGATCAACTATACGAATCCTCCATATCCATACCCATTTCATCCCACTATTCAATAATTTTTGATCAGACAAATAATGGATTCTAGGCTTTGTATATTTCCTACATGATATTCAAATTTCTAGACAAACTAAGGAGGCTCATTACAAACACCAGCCATAGTGTATGTAATAGCCTCTCTCATGAGACTTTGAGGAGCATGGAAATTATGATAATGAAACTTCACACACACCCAATCACCCACTCACTGCTGAAGACACCAACtaaagattataattttttttgaagctTTTCTTCTGCTTGTAAACTTTAGTTATCTAAGCATGGACCATGGAGAGCTAGGGCTTTTACACAGTCAATGATTTCTGATCGACCAAGTTATTTTGTAGAGAGGCtgttattctttttctttctgtGAAGAAAGTGGATTGGTCTTGTCATAGCAGTGTTATGGCTAAGGTCAGTAATGTCTACTTCAAGTAATAATGTTATCCCTTGGTCCATTAGAATGAATGAGAGTGTAGAGTGTAGAGTATGGTGCTCTGGTTCActctttcttccttcttttgaCTTTGTACCAGAGTTAAGTGAGTCTAGTGTGTGCTGCACACACTTGCGCCTTGACAATTTCTGCCTTTGAAGGTGCTGTGTTTTCTGTAGGTGAAGGGAGGAATATTATTGAAAAGAGTCTTGTTATTAGAATATTCTTAAACATATGTTGTTTAGAATAAGGTTAAGCAAGTTACACTCTCTGAGTACTGATTATTCCCAatttagaagtttttttttctcattttatccGGGAAAATGAATCTTCTCATGAACATTATATAAGACATGGGATTCTTATTTATGTAGCTActtataaaaagatttttttttaatgttgcgTAACTTGATGCTAAAGATTTGTTCATCAGCTAAAAGACTCACATACTTGATTTAAATAGGGAACTGATTCTGTACTTTAAGAGGCCTAGGAGAACAAAAATCCATTTTTTATTTCGCATGTTCTGAATTCTCTAGGAATTTCAACATTTTGACAAAGTTCAAGAAATACTCTTGAGTAAAAGTAACCATGGGTCATTTTGGGAAGTTAGAGTTTCTCAACCTTCCTGATTTGGAGAAGATTGCATTTTCCTTCTTGAGATCATGCTGATTGCTTCTCAACTTTCCTGATCTGGAGAAGATTGCATTTTCCTG
This portion of the Solanum pennellii chromosome 12, SPENNV200 genome encodes:
- the LOC107005861 gene encoding pectinesterase-like, whose product is MAEAGKKKIVIAGIASILLVACVVGAAVTFTKKNDNSTSNGGEISSSSKSVQAMCQPTQYKETCEKSLGSTKNTTDPKELIKTAFDNTLTEISNSIKNSAPFKEAANDPRTKNALKVCDEVLDRSIEEIKRSFSKIDSNDLNKLIKEYIYDVRSWLSSAVTLEETCIDAFANTTGDTGEKMKNILKTASELSSVALDIVSSFEEQMAGLQGLGITNRRLLVAEAGNRRLLQIATLKPNVVVAQDGSGQHKSINEALKTVPPNNAQPYVIFIKAGIYNENIEVANTMTNVVFIGEGSNKTKITSNKNYLDGLPIFQTATVSISGQGFVAKDIAFENSAGPLKKEAVALRVSAEMTAFQNCQIDGYQSTLMTHIGRQFYRDCTISGTIDFIFGDAVAVLQNCKIIARKPEEMQTQAITIAAQGRMEPSGTGIIIIQNCTITAEPALVAINPPRNKAFLGRPAKMYSRTIVMQSQIDGFIEPEGWTPFAGTFGLETLYFVEYQNRGPGANTDKRVTWKNYIKNPPQDVIAKFAPGVVLKGGDNTDGWVTKTGVPYEPAMMKM